Proteins encoded within one genomic window of Cellulomonas xiejunii:
- a CDS encoding heavy metal translocating P-type ATPase: MSAEATQRSPDGVAAAGIDLAIEGMTCASCVARVEKKLNRVPGAQATVNLALETAHVEVSPTDDAPAPTVDALVAAVRSAGYDAHPLTRPGQSGGRPPHDPQGATATDAQHDGSGHHGAGPGAPDSAPDSDSAHHTGHDDVAHALSGMQHAGMEHDPSEDTSAPDDTRGADLRRRLRVAAVLTVPVLVLSMVPATQFRGWQWLVAALALPVATWAAWPFHRAAYRAARHGASTMDTLVSIGVVAATAWSLWALLLGGAGELGMRMTPTLFPAAVAGHGPAMPELYFEVAAVVTTFLLAGRYAEHRSRRRAGDALRALLDLGAKDVALLVTGPDGRRVERRVPVDRLAVGDEFAVRPGEKIATDGVVVSGTSAVDTSLLTGEPVPVDVGPGDEVTGATLNTAGHLVVRASRVGEETRLAQIGRLVARAQTGKAPVQRLADRISAVFVPVVLVIALGTLVVWLATGGGVQAAFTAAVAVLIIACPCALGLATPTALLVGTGRGAQLGILIKGPEILEETRRVDTVVLDKTGTVTAGRMALVDVVPAAGEDADEVHRLAAAVEQLSEHPIARAIATPPAVTVQSSHPTPTPSGTPTGVTVQSSHAAGGRGVDVAVGADGVAIGADEVREFRADAGRGVSGVVRTAHSGVGLARRVLVGRLGWLDEQGVRTDEVATAVAAAEADGATAVVAAWDGRARGVLVLRDPVKPTSTDAIRELRALGLRPVLLTGDNRGAALATARAVGIADEDVVAQVMPDEKVAAVERLQAGGARVAMVGDGVNDAAALATADLGLAMGTGTDVAIEAADLTLVRGDLASAPQAIRLSRRTLAVIRQNLFWAFAYNVAAIPLAALGLLNPMIAGAAMAFSSVLVVTNSLRLRRFA, encoded by the coding sequence GTGAGCGCCGAGGCGACCCAGCGGTCCCCGGACGGCGTGGCCGCCGCGGGCATCGACCTGGCCATCGAGGGCATGACGTGCGCGTCGTGCGTCGCCCGCGTCGAGAAGAAGCTCAACCGGGTGCCCGGCGCGCAGGCCACCGTGAACCTCGCCCTGGAGACCGCGCACGTCGAGGTCTCCCCCACCGACGACGCCCCCGCGCCCACGGTGGACGCGCTCGTCGCCGCCGTGCGGTCCGCGGGGTACGACGCGCACCCGCTGACGCGACCCGGCCAGTCCGGCGGCCGCCCGCCCCACGACCCGCAGGGCGCGACCGCCACCGACGCGCAGCACGACGGATCCGGTCACCACGGGGCCGGCCCCGGCGCCCCCGACTCCGCCCCCGACTCCGACTCCGCGCACCACACGGGGCATGACGACGTCGCGCACGCGCTGTCCGGCATGCAGCACGCCGGCATGGAGCACGACCCCTCCGAGGACACATCGGCGCCCGACGACACCCGCGGCGCGGACCTGCGGCGCCGCCTGCGTGTCGCGGCGGTGCTCACCGTGCCGGTGCTCGTGCTGAGCATGGTCCCGGCGACCCAGTTCCGCGGCTGGCAGTGGCTCGTCGCGGCGCTCGCGCTGCCCGTCGCGACGTGGGCGGCGTGGCCGTTCCACCGGGCTGCGTACCGCGCGGCCCGGCACGGCGCGTCGACGATGGACACGCTCGTCTCGATCGGCGTCGTCGCGGCGACCGCCTGGTCGCTGTGGGCGCTGCTGCTGGGCGGCGCGGGCGAGCTCGGCATGCGCATGACACCGACCCTCTTCCCCGCCGCCGTCGCCGGCCACGGCCCGGCCATGCCGGAGCTGTACTTCGAGGTCGCTGCCGTCGTCACGACGTTCCTGCTGGCCGGGCGCTACGCCGAGCACCGCTCGCGCCGCCGCGCCGGCGACGCGTTGCGCGCCCTGCTCGACCTGGGCGCGAAGGACGTGGCCCTGCTGGTGACGGGGCCGGACGGGCGGCGCGTCGAGCGGCGCGTACCCGTGGACCGGCTCGCGGTCGGCGACGAGTTCGCCGTGCGGCCGGGCGAGAAGATCGCCACCGACGGGGTCGTGGTGTCGGGGACCAGCGCCGTCGACACGTCGCTGCTGACGGGCGAGCCCGTGCCCGTCGACGTCGGGCCCGGTGACGAGGTCACGGGTGCGACGCTGAACACCGCCGGGCACCTCGTCGTGCGTGCGTCGCGCGTCGGCGAGGAGACGCGTCTGGCGCAGATCGGCCGGCTCGTCGCCCGTGCGCAGACCGGCAAGGCGCCCGTGCAGCGGCTCGCCGACCGGATCTCCGCGGTCTTCGTGCCCGTCGTGCTGGTCATCGCTCTCGGCACGCTCGTCGTGTGGCTCGCCACGGGCGGCGGCGTGCAGGCCGCGTTCACGGCGGCCGTCGCGGTGCTGATCATCGCGTGCCCCTGCGCCCTGGGCCTGGCGACGCCGACCGCACTGCTGGTCGGCACGGGACGCGGCGCGCAGCTCGGCATCCTCATCAAGGGCCCGGAGATCCTCGAGGAGACCCGGCGCGTCGACACCGTCGTGCTCGACAAGACCGGGACGGTCACGGCCGGGCGCATGGCGCTGGTCGACGTCGTCCCCGCCGCCGGTGAGGACGCGGACGAGGTGCATCGCCTGGCCGCAGCCGTCGAGCAGCTCTCGGAGCACCCGATCGCCCGCGCCATCGCCACCCCCCCAGCCGTGACAGTGCAATCCAGTCACCCCACCCCCACCCCCTCAGGCACCCCCACAGGCGTGACAGTGCAATCCAGTCACGCTGCAGGAGGGCGCGGCGTCGACGTGGCGGTCGGGGCGGACGGTGTCGCGATCGGAGCCGACGAGGTGCGGGAGTTCCGCGCCGACGCCGGTCGGGGTGTCAGCGGCGTGGTCCGCACCGCCCACAGCGGCGTCGGGCTGGCCCGGCGCGTGCTCGTCGGCCGGCTCGGCTGGCTCGACGAGCAGGGCGTGCGCACCGACGAGGTCGCCACCGCGGTCGCCGCCGCGGAGGCGGACGGTGCGACGGCGGTCGTCGCCGCGTGGGACGGCCGGGCGCGCGGCGTCCTCGTCCTGCGGGACCCGGTGAAGCCGACGTCGACGGACGCGATCCGCGAGCTGCGTGCGCTCGGGCTACGGCCCGTGCTGCTCACGGGCGACAACCGGGGCGCCGCCCTGGCGACGGCCCGCGCGGTCGGCATCGCGGACGAGGACGTCGTCGCCCAGGTCATGCCGGACGAGAAGGTCGCGGCCGTCGAGCGGCTGCAGGCCGGTGGCGCGCGCGTCGCGATGGTCGGCGACGGCGTGAACGACGCCGCGGCGCTCGCGACGGCCGACCTCGGCCTGGCGATGGGCACCGGGACGGACGTCGCGATCGAGGCGGCCGACCTGACCCTCGTCCGCGGGGACCTCGCCTCGGCGCCGCAGGCCATCCGGCTGTCGCGGCGCACGCTCGCAGTGATCCGGCAGAACCTGTTCTGGGCGTTCGCGTACAACGTCGCGGCGATCCCGCTCGCGGCGCTGGGGCTGCTGAACCCGATGATCGCGGGTGCTGCGATGGCGTTCTCGTCGGTGCTGGTGGTGACCAACAGCCTCCGGCTGCGCCGGTTCGCCTGA
- a CDS encoding transcriptional regulator, whose product MSEVDLDPVIHSASRLRVVATLAALERGDRVSFPRLQKLLDMTAGNLSTHLRRLEDAGYVTQTKTHVGRTPVTYVELSTAGRAAFERYTLTLTELLKGAQE is encoded by the coding sequence GTGAGCGAGGTCGACCTCGACCCGGTCATCCACTCCGCGTCCCGGCTGCGGGTCGTCGCCACCCTGGCCGCCCTCGAGCGCGGTGACCGCGTGTCCTTCCCCCGGCTGCAGAAGCTGCTCGACATGACGGCCGGCAACCTGTCCACGCACCTGCGGCGCCTCGAGGACGCCGGGTACGTCACGCAGACCAAGACGCACGTCGGCCGCACGCCGGTCACGTACGTCGAGCTCAGCACCGCCGGACGCGCCGCGTTCGAGCGCTACACCCTCACCCTCACCGAGCTGCTCAAGGGAGCACAGGAATGA
- a CDS encoding metal-sensitive transcriptional regulator, with amino-acid sequence MSVTPAPSHPAVDDHVSHDDAPDAPVHGYTPAKDEYLRRLRRVEGQVRGIARMVDEDVYCIDVLTQIAAVTKALQAVGIGLVEDHLGHCVVDAARQSPEAGAEKVREASAAIARLVRS; translated from the coding sequence ATGAGCGTGACGCCAGCACCCTCGCACCCCGCCGTCGACGACCACGTGTCGCACGACGACGCACCCGACGCACCCGTCCACGGCTACACGCCCGCCAAGGACGAGTACCTGCGCCGGCTGCGCCGCGTCGAGGGGCAGGTGCGCGGCATCGCGCGCATGGTCGACGAGGACGTCTACTGCATCGACGTCCTCACCCAGATCGCCGCCGTCACCAAGGCCCTGCAGGCCGTGGGCATCGGCCTCGTGGAGGACCACCTCGGCCACTGCGTCGTCGACGCGGCCCGCCAGTCCCCCGAGGCCGGCGCCGAGAAGGTCCGCGAGGCCTCGGCAGCCATCGCCCGACTCGTCCGGAGCTGA
- a CDS encoding ABC transporter ATP-binding protein, whose amino-acid sequence MTATAPPVLVEHVTRRFGAVTALDDVSLRVEPGELVGLLGPNGAGKTTLLSLVTGLRTPDAGTVRVFGGNPRDPASRTSLGTTPQETGLPDTLKVREVVDFVAGHFAQPMPRDEVLARFGLTDMAERQTGALSGGQKRRLAVGLSLVGRPRLVLLDEPTTGLDVEARHILWQALRDYHGDGATVIVTSHYLEEIEALAERVVVVGEGRVLADDTLARVLDLVAVRRMTLTLGAGRPADLLALPGVQDVVEATDAPGPVPGRTRVTLVASDADAAVRALVERAVPFTDLEVRGASLEEAFLSLTSHDAPPAPTAVPEVTR is encoded by the coding sequence ATGACCGCCACCGCACCGCCCGTGCTCGTCGAGCACGTCACGCGCCGCTTCGGCGCTGTCACCGCGCTCGACGACGTCAGCCTGCGCGTCGAGCCCGGTGAGCTCGTCGGGCTGCTCGGACCCAACGGGGCCGGCAAGACGACACTGCTCTCGCTCGTCACGGGCCTGCGCACACCCGACGCGGGCACCGTCCGCGTCTTCGGCGGCAACCCGCGCGACCCCGCGTCGCGCACGTCGCTCGGCACGACGCCCCAGGAGACGGGCCTGCCCGACACCCTCAAGGTGCGGGAGGTCGTCGACTTCGTCGCCGGGCACTTCGCCCAGCCCATGCCGCGCGACGAGGTGCTGGCACGGTTCGGGCTCACCGACATGGCCGAGAGGCAGACCGGCGCGCTGTCCGGTGGCCAGAAGCGCCGCCTCGCGGTCGGCCTCTCGCTCGTCGGCCGCCCCCGCCTCGTGCTGCTCGACGAGCCGACGACGGGTCTCGACGTCGAGGCCCGACACATCCTGTGGCAGGCGCTGCGCGACTACCACGGCGACGGCGCGACCGTCATCGTGACCAGCCACTACCTGGAGGAGATCGAGGCGCTCGCCGAACGCGTCGTGGTCGTCGGCGAGGGGCGCGTGCTCGCCGACGACACCCTCGCCCGCGTCCTCGACCTCGTCGCCGTGCGGCGGATGACGCTCACGCTCGGCGCCGGCCGGCCTGCGGACCTGCTGGCCCTGCCCGGCGTGCAGGACGTCGTCGAGGCGACCGACGCCCCCGGGCCGGTCCCCGGCCGCACCCGCGTCACGCTCGTCGCGTCCGACGCCGACGCGGCCGTGCGGGCGCTCGTCGAGCGGGCCGTGCCGTTCACCGACCTCGAGGTGCGCGGCGCCTCGCTGGAGGAGGCGTTCCTGTCCCTGACGTCGCACGACGCACCCCCCGCCCCGACGGCCGTCCCCGAGGTGACCCGATGA
- a CDS encoding ABC transporter permease, whose translation MTTTTAPRPALRPWGSLAWLHTRYQFLETVRVPLAVIGNLLFPALALVFFVVPQSAITSDPIASTAAVAQLGTFAIMSACMFTHGAGVAEDRAHPFDTFVRTLPARPGPRLAGRVVNGLMWAYLALVPPVIIGATLTAASLTWSQALGAFAMVAGVAVPFTLLGMAIGFAMSTKAALAVVQCVLFPLAFAGGLFMPPEAFPGWLDTISQALPSRAARDLVVQVSTGVEANALALPVLLVWTAVFAALAVWAVRRDEGRRFR comes from the coding sequence ATGACCACCACCACCGCGCCCCGACCGGCCCTGCGCCCGTGGGGCTCCCTCGCGTGGCTGCACACCCGCTACCAGTTCCTCGAGACCGTCCGCGTGCCGCTCGCCGTGATCGGCAACCTGCTGTTCCCCGCGCTCGCGCTCGTGTTCTTCGTCGTGCCGCAGAGCGCGATCACGTCGGACCCGATCGCGTCCACCGCCGCGGTCGCGCAGCTCGGCACGTTCGCGATCATGTCGGCCTGCATGTTCACGCACGGTGCGGGCGTCGCCGAGGACCGCGCGCACCCGTTTGACACGTTCGTCCGCACGCTGCCCGCGCGGCCCGGGCCGCGGCTCGCCGGACGCGTCGTCAACGGCCTGATGTGGGCGTACCTCGCGCTCGTGCCGCCCGTCATCATCGGGGCCACGCTGACGGCCGCGTCGCTGACGTGGTCGCAGGCGCTCGGGGCGTTCGCGATGGTGGCGGGCGTCGCCGTGCCGTTCACGCTGCTCGGCATGGCGATCGGCTTCGCGATGTCCACCAAGGCCGCGCTCGCGGTCGTGCAGTGCGTGCTGTTCCCGCTCGCGTTCGCCGGTGGGCTGTTCATGCCGCCCGAGGCCTTCCCGGGCTGGCTCGACACGATCTCCCAGGCCCTGCCGTCGCGCGCGGCCCGCGACCTGGTCGTGCAGGTCAGCACGGGAGTCGAGGCGAACGCGCTCGCGCTGCCGGTCCTGCTCGTGTGGACCGCCGTGTTCGCGGCCCTCGCGGTCTGGGCGGTCCGCCGTGACGAGGGCCGCCGCTTCCGCTGA
- the hemL gene encoding glutamate-1-semialdehyde 2,1-aminomutase — MTQVEDDTVAPGNALAWTATSEEAFAHATAVIPGGVNSPVRAYRSVGGTPRFLESALGAYVRDVEGRDYVDLVGSWGPALLGHAHPQVVEAVQQAAARGLGFGAPTTTEVELVDEIRDRVPVAERVRLVSTGTEAVMTALRLARAWTGRDKIVKFAGCYHGHSDSLLAEAGSGIATLALPGSAGVTAAVAAETIVVPYNDVAALQAVFDEHGASIAAVITEAAPANMGVVPPLPGFNRELRRITQHHDAVLIQDEVLTGFRVGRAGWWGLEGASEQWAPDLLTFGKVIGGGLPVAAVAGRADIMEQLAPVGPVYQAGTLSGNPVATAAGLATLRLADAEAYARVDAAAVHLRRAVTGALAEAGVPHALQWAGSLFSVVFGEQAAAEGARDYACVQASEHWRYGPFFHALLEAGVLAPPSPFEAWFVSAAHDETVLDQVIEALPAAAQAAAEARAPE; from the coding sequence ATGACACAGGTGGAGGACGACACCGTCGCACCGGGGAACGCGTTGGCCTGGACGGCCACGAGCGAGGAGGCCTTCGCCCACGCGACGGCCGTGATCCCCGGCGGCGTCAACTCACCCGTGCGGGCGTACCGCTCGGTCGGCGGCACGCCGCGGTTCCTGGAGTCGGCGCTCGGCGCGTACGTGCGCGACGTCGAGGGTCGCGACTACGTCGACCTCGTCGGGTCGTGGGGCCCCGCGTTGCTCGGGCACGCGCACCCGCAGGTCGTCGAGGCCGTGCAGCAGGCGGCCGCGCGCGGGCTGGGCTTCGGCGCGCCGACGACGACGGAGGTCGAGCTCGTCGACGAGATCCGCGACCGCGTCCCGGTGGCCGAGCGCGTGCGCCTGGTGTCGACCGGCACGGAGGCCGTGATGACGGCCCTGCGGCTGGCCCGCGCCTGGACCGGCCGCGACAAGATCGTGAAGTTCGCCGGCTGCTACCACGGGCACTCCGACTCGCTGCTCGCCGAGGCCGGTTCGGGCATCGCGACGCTCGCGCTGCCCGGGTCGGCGGGCGTCACCGCGGCCGTCGCCGCCGAGACCATCGTCGTCCCCTACAACGACGTCGCCGCGCTGCAGGCCGTGTTCGACGAGCACGGCGCGTCGATCGCCGCCGTGATCACCGAGGCCGCGCCGGCCAACATGGGCGTCGTGCCGCCGCTGCCGGGCTTCAACCGCGAGCTGCGCCGCATCACGCAGCACCACGACGCCGTGCTGATCCAGGACGAGGTGCTCACGGGCTTCCGCGTCGGCCGCGCCGGCTGGTGGGGCCTGGAGGGGGCGTCGGAGCAGTGGGCGCCGGACCTGCTGACGTTCGGCAAGGTCATCGGCGGCGGGCTGCCCGTCGCCGCGGTCGCCGGGCGTGCGGACATCATGGAGCAGCTCGCGCCGGTCGGGCCCGTCTACCAGGCCGGCACCCTGTCGGGGAACCCGGTGGCCACGGCCGCAGGGCTGGCGACGCTGCGGCTCGCCGACGCCGAGGCGTACGCGCGGGTCGACGCGGCAGCGGTGCACCTGCGCCGTGCGGTCACCGGTGCGCTCGCCGAGGCGGGTGTGCCGCACGCGCTGCAGTGGGCGGGCAGCCTGTTCAGCGTGGTGTTCGGTGAGCAGGCCGCGGCGGAGGGTGCGCGCGACTACGCGTGCGTCCAGGCCTCGGAACACTGGCGGTACGGGCCGTTCTTCCACGCCCTGCTCGAGGCGGGCGTGCTCGCGCCCCCGTCGCCGTTCGAGGCGTGGTTCGTCTCGGCCGCGCACGACGAGACGGTGCTCGACCAGGTCATCGAGGCGCTGCCGGCCGCGGCGCAGGCGGCTGCGGAGGCCCGGGCGCCGGAGTGA
- a CDS encoding RrF2 family transcriptional regulator: MRVSAKADYAVRACAELASRPGGESVPSDVLAAGQGIPTSFLERIMGDLRRGGVVTSVRGRSGGYLLARGADEISVADVIRAVDGPLVTVRDVRPPGLTYEGSATALLDVWVALRASVRDVLDVVTLADVVARDLPESVRVLAAREDAWENP, from the coding sequence ATGCGTGTCTCGGCGAAGGCGGACTATGCGGTGCGGGCGTGTGCCGAGCTGGCGAGCAGGCCGGGGGGTGAGTCCGTCCCGAGCGACGTGCTGGCGGCCGGCCAGGGCATCCCGACCAGCTTCCTCGAGCGGATCATGGGCGACCTGCGGCGCGGCGGCGTCGTGACGAGCGTGCGGGGCCGCTCCGGCGGGTACCTCCTGGCGCGGGGGGCGGACGAGATCAGCGTGGCCGACGTGATCCGCGCGGTCGACGGACCGCTGGTGACCGTCCGGGACGTGCGGCCGCCCGGGCTGACCTACGAGGGGTCCGCGACGGCGCTGCTCGACGTGTGGGTGGCGCTGCGCGCGTCGGTGCGCGACGTGCTCGACGTGGTCACGCTGGCCGACGTGGTGGCGCGGGACCTCCCGGAGTCGGTGCGCGTCCTGGCGGCGCGCGAGGACGCGTGGGAGAACCCGTGA
- a CDS encoding sulfite exporter TauE/SafE family protein translates to MPTIVLLALVGLAAQLVDGSLGMAYGVTSTTLLLAIGTNPAAASATVHLAEIGTTLASGAAHWKFGNVDWKVVLRIGVPGAIGAFAGATFLANLSTDAAKPVMSLILLALGLYLLVRFTLKGLRTDRQNLPLRKRFLAPLGLVAGFVDATGGGGWGPVGTPALLASGRLEPRKVVGSIDTSEFLVAIAASLGFLFALGSQGINFTWVLALLIGGLIAAPIAAWLVRKVPGRVLGSAVGGVIVLTNTRTILRSDWVAVGDTATEGYVLGAIALVWVAAITWSVRAYRQDLATGRGDVAAVGHGPSAPGDSAPDDEPELVAAVDERPTR, encoded by the coding sequence GTGCCCACGATCGTCCTGCTCGCTCTCGTCGGCCTCGCCGCGCAGCTCGTCGACGGGAGCCTGGGCATGGCCTACGGCGTGACCTCGACGACGCTGCTGCTGGCGATCGGCACCAACCCCGCCGCCGCGTCGGCCACCGTCCACCTCGCCGAGATCGGGACGACGCTCGCGTCGGGCGCCGCCCACTGGAAGTTCGGCAACGTCGACTGGAAGGTCGTCCTGCGCATCGGCGTGCCCGGTGCGATCGGGGCCTTCGCCGGTGCGACGTTCCTGGCGAACCTCTCGACGGACGCGGCCAAGCCCGTCATGTCGCTGATCCTGCTGGCGCTCGGCCTGTACCTGCTGGTCCGGTTCACGCTCAAGGGGCTGCGCACCGACCGGCAGAACCTCCCGTTGCGCAAGCGGTTCCTCGCCCCGCTCGGCCTGGTCGCCGGCTTCGTCGACGCGACCGGCGGCGGCGGCTGGGGCCCGGTCGGCACCCCCGCGCTGCTGGCCAGCGGTCGGCTCGAGCCCCGCAAGGTGGTCGGGTCCATCGACACGTCCGAGTTCCTCGTCGCGATCGCCGCCAGCCTGGGCTTCCTGTTCGCGCTCGGCTCGCAGGGCATCAACTTCACGTGGGTCCTGGCCCTGCTCATCGGCGGGCTCATCGCCGCCCCGATCGCGGCGTGGCTCGTCCGCAAGGTCCCGGGCCGCGTCCTGGGCTCCGCGGTCGGCGGCGTCATCGTCCTGACCAACACCCGCACGATCCTGCGCTCCGACTGGGTGGCCGTCGGCGACACCGCGACCGAGGGCTACGTGCTCGGTGCCATCGCGCTCGTCTGGGTCGCGGCGATCACGTGGTCGGTCCGCGCCTACCGCCAGGACCTCGCGACGGGTCGCGGTGACGTCGCCGCCGTGGGTCACGGCCCGTCGGCGCCCGGCGACTCCGCGCCGGACGACGAGCCGGAGCTCGTGGCGGCCGTCGACGAGCGACCGACCCGCTGA
- a CDS encoding CPBP family intramembrane glutamic endopeptidase, translating to MRGPLPPGAPAPDQRAVSRRLTAEIWIVLGLSLGKSAVYAVVSLIAKLTAGPPLAEQTTTLNPSQSPRPYLDLTYQLLSIGFALLPVALALYLLSANGRSAVRRIGLDGARPWRDLGIGMGLAAVIGIPGLGLYVAGRALGITVEVQASALNAAWWTIPVLILAALQNALLEEVVAVGYLMERLRDLRWSTPAIIAASALLRGSYHLYQGWGPFFGNVVMGVVFAEYYRRRRRVMPLVVAHTALDVVAFVGYATLPDAWLEALGIM from the coding sequence GTGCGCGGACCCCTCCCGCCGGGAGCTCCGGCGCCGGACCAGCGGGCGGTCTCCCGACGGTTGACCGCCGAGATCTGGATCGTCCTGGGCCTGTCGCTGGGGAAGTCGGCCGTGTACGCCGTCGTCTCCCTCATCGCCAAGCTGACCGCGGGCCCCCCGCTCGCCGAGCAGACGACCACGCTCAACCCGAGCCAGTCGCCACGGCCGTACCTGGACCTGACGTACCAGCTGCTGTCGATCGGGTTCGCCCTCCTGCCCGTCGCGCTCGCGCTGTACCTGCTGTCGGCGAACGGCCGCTCGGCGGTACGGCGCATCGGCCTCGACGGCGCCCGCCCGTGGCGCGACCTGGGGATCGGCATGGGCCTCGCGGCCGTCATCGGGATCCCCGGCCTGGGCCTGTACGTCGCCGGGCGGGCCCTCGGCATCACGGTCGAGGTCCAGGCCTCGGCGCTGAACGCCGCGTGGTGGACGATCCCGGTGCTCATCCTCGCGGCGTTGCAGAACGCGCTGCTCGAGGAGGTCGTCGCCGTCGGCTACCTCATGGAACGGCTGCGCGACCTGCGCTGGAGCACGCCGGCGATCATCGCGGCGAGCGCCCTGCTGCGCGGCTCGTACCACCTGTACCAGGGGTGGGGCCCGTTCTTCGGCAACGTGGTCATGGGCGTCGTGTTCGCGGAGTACTACCGGCGACGGCGGCGCGTCATGCCGCTCGTCGTCGCCCACACCGCGCTCGACGTCGTCGCCTTCGTCGGCTACGCGACCCTGCCGGACGCCTGGCTGGAGGCGCTCGGCATCATGTGA
- a CDS encoding HdeD family acid-resistance protein → MVDDMTAQMSRTLSKVWWLPVLRGLLLLVLGLLLMAQPAASVQAIVWLFGIFAVVDGVVAVVLGLTDRGSPGWGWWVIEGLAGIVVGAVVVLWPEPTVRVLFFLLAAWLLVLGVVSILAAVAQSRARLGGWHWPLTFGLVCTLFAVLLIARPQEALAFFGVVLGLFAFVGGAINVVSGFAVRQVVRDLASDPLA, encoded by the coding sequence ATGGTCGACGACATGACCGCCCAGATGTCACGGACGTTGAGCAAGGTGTGGTGGCTGCCCGTGCTGCGAGGCCTGCTGCTGCTGGTCCTCGGGCTCCTGCTGATGGCCCAGCCGGCCGCGTCGGTGCAGGCGATCGTGTGGCTGTTCGGGATCTTCGCGGTCGTCGACGGCGTCGTCGCGGTCGTGCTGGGCCTGACGGACCGCGGGTCGCCCGGGTGGGGGTGGTGGGTCATCGAGGGCCTCGCCGGGATCGTCGTCGGTGCGGTCGTGGTGCTGTGGCCCGAGCCGACCGTCCGCGTGCTGTTCTTCCTGCTGGCGGCGTGGCTGCTGGTGCTCGGGGTCGTGTCGATCCTGGCGGCCGTCGCGCAGTCGCGGGCGCGCCTCGGGGGGTGGCACTGGCCGCTCACCTTCGGCCTGGTGTGCACGCTCTTCGCCGTGCTGCTCATCGCGCGCCCGCAGGAGGCGCTGGCCTTCTTCGGTGTGGTGCTGGGACTGTTCGCGTTCGTCGGCGGTGCGATCAACGTCGTCAGCGGGTTCGCGGTGCGGCAGGTGGTGCGGGACCTGGCGAGCGATCCGTTGGCCTGA
- a CDS encoding heavy-metal-associated domain-containing protein, with amino-acid sequence MSTTTFRVDGMTCGHCVNAVTEELSALPGVTDVAVELVTGGSSPVTVTSDAALDADAVAAAVAEAGYAVTPERSLL; translated from the coding sequence ATGAGCACCACCACCTTCCGCGTCGACGGCATGACCTGCGGCCACTGCGTGAACGCCGTGACCGAGGAGCTGTCGGCACTGCCCGGCGTCACGGACGTCGCCGTGGAGCTCGTGACGGGGGGCTCGTCGCCCGTCACCGTTACCTCCGACGCGGCACTGGACGCCGACGCCGTCGCGGCCGCCGTCGCCGAGGCGGGGTACGCCGTGACGCCCGAGAGGTCGCTGCTGTGA
- a CDS encoding SPFH domain-containing protein: protein MPDTVPPQESVGGDPSGRPVGHAGARVDVAERDAWATGAGGGLVAVLLALGAIGGSIALFVHAETTGADAWGFVGVGLMVLAVVMFTGVAVISPGQTRVVQFFGRYIGTIRRTGLVLTVPLTTRKNVSVRVRNFETSELKVNDADGNPINIASIVVWQVADTAKATFAVEDYADFVRVQSESALRHVAMSHPYDHADDGENSLRGATDVVSAEIAAEVAARVVIAGIEVIEARISNLAYAPEIAQAMLQRQQAGAIIAARERIVEGAVSMVEGALGRLEADGIVTLDDERRATMVSNLLVVLCGESRATPVINTGSLYG from the coding sequence ATGCCCGACACCGTCCCACCGCAGGAGTCCGTCGGCGGCGACCCCAGCGGACGTCCCGTCGGCCACGCCGGCGCGCGCGTCGACGTCGCCGAGCGTGACGCCTGGGCGACGGGCGCCGGCGGCGGTCTCGTCGCCGTGCTCCTCGCGCTCGGGGCGATCGGCGGCTCGATCGCACTGTTCGTCCACGCCGAGACGACGGGCGCGGACGCGTGGGGCTTCGTCGGCGTCGGCCTGATGGTGCTGGCCGTCGTCATGTTCACCGGCGTGGCCGTGATCAGCCCCGGTCAGACGCGCGTCGTGCAGTTCTTCGGCCGCTACATCGGCACCATCCGCCGCACCGGCCTGGTCCTGACGGTCCCCCTCACGACGCGCAAGAACGTCTCCGTGCGCGTCCGCAACTTCGAGACCAGTGAGCTGAAGGTCAACGACGCCGACGGCAACCCCATCAACATCGCGTCGATCGTCGTGTGGCAGGTCGCGGACACCGCCAAGGCGACGTTCGCGGTCGAGGACTACGCCGACTTCGTGCGCGTGCAGTCGGAGTCGGCGCTGCGGCACGTCGCGATGTCGCACCCGTACGACCACGCCGACGACGGCGAGAACTCGCTGCGCGGAGCGACCGACGTGGTGTCCGCGGAGATCGCCGCCGAGGTGGCGGCGCGCGTCGTCATCGCCGGGATCGAGGTCATCGAGGCCCGCATCTCCAACCTCGCGTACGCCCCCGAGATCGCCCAGGCGATGCTGCAGCGCCAGCAGGCCGGCGCGATCATCGCCGCGCGCGAGCGGATCGTCGAGGGCGCCGTGTCCATGGTCGAGGGAGCGCTGGGCCGTCTCGAGGCCGACGGCATCGTCACGCTCGACGACGAGCGTCGCGCCACGATGGTGTCGAACCTGCTCGTCGTCCTGTGCGGGGAGTCCCGCGCGACACCCGTCATCAACACCGGCAGCCTGTACGGGTGA